The following are encoded in a window of Harmonia axyridis chromosome 7, icHarAxyr1.1, whole genome shotgun sequence genomic DNA:
- the LOC123684017 gene encoding uncharacterized protein LOC123684017, whose protein sequence is MEELTLKFDQLSFASKTIERLEKKIDTLPFGLRDDPSNDIKWIYYTGFSYTFVEGILYKIIEDDIPTTSITALSSFNLLILTLIKLRLNLHFRDLAFHFKISRSTASTYFEKVIDILYKTLQQLIIWPERSVASKNIPSCFQEAFQDKTTIILDCFEVFIEKPASLKTQMQCWSHYKHHNTVKFLIGITPQGTVSYISKAWGGRTSDKQIVENSGFLNHIPGDIVLADRGFLIKETLGVLQSKLVIPAFTKGKKQLHPLDIETTRHIAHVRIHVERTIGMLKNKFNIFKDTIPISMIKKGK, encoded by the coding sequence ATGGAAGAATTAACTTTAAAATTCGACCAATTGAGTTTTGCCTCAAAAACGATAGaaagacttgaaaaaaaaattgacacatTGCCATTTGGTCTCAGAGACGATCCTAGTAATGATATCAAATGGATTTACTATACAGGTTTTTCGTATACTTTTGTAGAAGGTATATTATATAAGATTATAGAAGATGATATTCCCACAACAAGTATTACTGCTCTCAGTTCTTTCAATCTGTTAATATTAACTCTAATTAAGTTAAGATTAAATTTACATTTTCGAGACTTAgcctttcattttaaaatttcccgATCAACTgcttcaacatattttgaaaagGTCATAGATATTCTCTATAAAACATTACAGCAGTTAATAATATGGCCTGAGCGTTCAGTGGCCTCCAAAAATATACCATCTTGTTTCCAAGAAGCATTTCAAGATAAAACAACCATCATTTTAgattgttttgaagtttttattgaaaaacccgcGTCTTTAAAAACACAGATGCAATGCTGGTCACATTATAAACACCACAACACTGTAAAATTTTTAATAGGAATTACACCACAAGGTACAGTAAGCTATATTAGTAAGGCATGGGGTGGGCGTACCTCAGACAAACAAATTGTTGAGAACAGTGGTTTTTTAAATCATATCCCTGGGGATATTGTTTTAGCTGATAGGGGTTTCTTAATAAAAGAAACTTTAGGAGTTTTACAAAGTAAATTGGTTATCCCTGCCTTCACGAAGGGTAAAAAGCAGTTACATCCTCTGGATATTGAGACTACAAGACATATAGCTCATGTAAGAATACATGTGGAAAGAACAATTGGCatgttaaaaaataaattcaatatttttaaagatACCATACCAATATCTAtgataaaaaaaggaaaatga
- the LOC123684495 gene encoding tetratricopeptide repeat protein 19, mitochondrial-like produces the protein MNSTKTLINRCILPKLSFHPAYRNHHFIHNARLKPKNYVILTPLATLGFAVSVFTKKQLKPSNEADVEDNILHLVTLARIALEKGDTERAEGILQMGLKISEEHKVYLGMPYMYDILSAIAFARGNLGRAEQLLVNVIEKLIQTGVPESSNHIVDFKLRLARIYSSYKESNLAEIGFRTCLNEQKNKLASGDFSSKTGVLYINILFWYALHKIRMEEYDEAKKMLNAAYEYSYKIEGLSPYQEMVLLYTLADLNMTLEDDVVALEIMQNTILMAKGIGSPDLPKCYVKLSRIYKKMNSAENAKSSAVEAAKLAKMFGDQEVFLEANKLIEDIEKGK, from the coding sequence ATGAATTCCACAAAAACACTTATCAACAGATGTATCCTGCCAAAACTTTCCTTCCATCCCGCTTACAGAAATCACCATTTTATTCATAACGCACGTTTGAAACCTAAAAATTATGTAATCCTAACCCCTCTCGCTACTTTAGGCTTTGCCGTGTCcgttttcacaaaaaaacaaCTAAAACCGTCCAACGAAGCAGATGTAGAAGACAATATTTTGCACCTCGTGACTTTAGCCAGGATTGCTCTTGAAAAGGGGGACACCGAGAGGGCAGAAGGCATTCTGCAGATGGGTTTGAAGATAAGCGAAGAACACAAAGTGTATCTAGGCATGCCATACATGTACGACATCCTATCTGCCATTGCCTTTGCAAGAGGTAATCTAGGAAGGGCTGAACAACTCTTGGTTAATGTCATCGAAAAACTTATTCAAACTGGTGTTCCTGAGAGCAGTAACCACATAGTCGATTTCAAATTGAGATTAGCAAGAATTTATAGTTCTTATAAGGAGAGTAACTTGGCGGAAATAGGCTTCAGAACTTGCTTGAATGAGCAGAAGAATAAGCTAGCCTCTGGAGATTTCTCTTCCAAAACAGGCGTATTGTACATCAACATCTTATTCTGGTACGCCCTTCACAAGATTAGGATGGAGGAATATGATGAAGCTAAGAAGATGCTGAATGCTGCTTACGAGTATTCTTACAAAATTGAGGGATTGAGCCCATACCAAGAAATGGTCCTTTTGTACACACTAGCTGATTTAAATATGACTTTGGAAGATGATGTAGTGGCTCTAGAAATTATGCAGAATACTATACTAATGGCGAAAGGCATTGGCAGTCCAGATTTGCCCAAATGTTATGTGAAGCTGTCAAggatttataaaaaaatgaattcagcCGAAAATGCCAAGAGTAGCGCAGTGGAAGCTGCCAAATTGGCGAAGATGTTCGGTGACCAAGAGGTTTTTTTGGAAGCCAATAAACTCATAGAAGATATAGAAaagggaaaataa
- the LOC123684016 gene encoding forkhead box protein N2-like has translation MSPERIGSQDDQAATPKMSVPASPVAGTPACEAQNPISLLLAVAQAQSNTRSPDDDLTSLSWLHEKDLLKGMNINPSPSNSTNSTPKQQYFALTQMLPDQSPTSDYIEDSSISPGDSSNSSLNSSFPACQNYQNSQQKNKHPHNVPYDPMVHVNNKPPYSFSCLIFMAIEESPQKALPVKEIYSWILSHFPYFQNAPTGWKNSVRHNLSLNKCFQKVEKAPNLGKGSLWTVDPQYKPNLIQALTRSPFHPCSNLDTSSYLNNLKTKVEKVEKKSPQSISRLPDPQLFPYLSKTLASVEMGTPVKTEFSEDSLDAVDAATVMLSLKNGPTMRQKKKSVCQVVTTLPSQDHTYSAANSSMSVEKEEPFDCDNSRPKKSSSCRKIDFKDDEEEKKIKGAEILLHFAGVSRTRPTYEPSRKKMRALTFDSEENDEKQVPFKPRLLRTKRKEIKQKYINNNNNNEWVKHRKELETSSSER, from the exons ATGTCCCCTGAAAGGATAGGATCACAAGATGATCAGGCAGCTACGCCCAAAATGTCAGTGCCTGCTAGCCCAGTTGCTGGAACACCTGCTTGCGAAGCACAAAATCCAATTTCTCTTCTGTTAGCTGTTGCTCAGGCCCAAAGTAACACGAGAAGTCCTGATGATGATTTGACCAGTTTGTCTTGGTTGCATGAAAAAGATTTACTAAAAG GAATGAACATAAATCCCTCACCGTCGAACAGCACAAATTCAACTCCGAAACAGCAGTATTTTGCCTTGACTCAAATGCTTCCGGATCAGTCTCCCACTAGTGATTACATCGAAGATTCTTCCATATCACCCGGGGATTCTTCGAATAGTTCCTTGAATTCCAGTTTTCCCGCATGTCAAAATTACCAGAACAGccaacaaaaaaacaaacatcCTCACAATGTACCATACGACCCTATGGTTCACGTAAATAACAAACCACCGTATTCTTTTTCCTGCCTCATATTCATGGCTATCGAAGAATCACCGCAGAAGGCTCTTCCAGTGAAAGAAATTTATTCTTGGATCTTGAGCCATTTTCCGTATTTCCAAAATGCTCCTACTGGTTGGAAGAACAGTGTCCGGCACAATCTGTCCCTGAATAAGTGTTTCCAGAAGGTCGAAAAAGCTCCG AACTTAGGCAAAGGATCGCTCTGGACAGTGGACCCCCAGTACAAGCCCAATTTAATTCAGGCTCTAACGCGCTCCCCATTTCACCCATGTTCCAATTTGGACACTTCctcttacttgaacaatttgaaaacaaaggtcgaaaaagtagaaaaaaaatcCCCTCAATCCATATCTCGTCTTCCAGATCCTCAGTTATTCCCCTATTTATCCAAAACGCTGGCCTCGGTCGAAATGGGTACACCGGTCAAGACCGAGTTTTCAGAAGATTCTTTGGATGCAGTAGACGCCGCCACTGTAATGTTGAGTTTGAAGAATGGACCCACGATGAGGCAAAAAAAGAAGAGTGTTTGTCAGGTTGTTACTACTCTACCTAGTCAAGATCATACTTATAGCGCAGCCAATTCTTCGATGTCTGTTGAGAAGGAAGAGCCTTTTGATTGTGACAACTCGAG ACCAAAGAAGTCCTCGTCTTGTAGGAAAATTGATTTCAAAGACgacgaagaagaaaaaaaaatcaaaggagCAGAGATACTGTTGCATTTTGCTGGAGTTTCTAGAACACGGCCGACTTACGaaccttcaagaaaaaaaatgagagcTTTGACTTTCGACTCCGAAGAAAATGATGAGAAACAGGTTCCCTTCAAACCAAGATTGTTGAGGACAAAGAGAAAAGAgatcaaacaaaaatatattaataacaacaataacaacGAGTGGGTGAAACATAGGAAAGAACTTGAAACGAGTTCTAGTGAAAGGTAA